One genomic window of Conger conger chromosome 9, fConCon1.1, whole genome shotgun sequence includes the following:
- the olah gene encoding S-acyl fatty acid synthase thioesterase, medium chain has protein sequence MEKVINCFRKNPDATTRLLCFPWAGGGSIHYARWGNLLPGSIEVYAVKLAGREARGKEPFPKSMQQIVDEVVTAVLPQLKEKPFALFGHSFGAMTSYATAEYLKREHNLEPVHVFLSGASAPYSETRKNSPKRSALSDEEFLHWLSTIGGTPPEILANPEILKLFLPVLKADLHVVEHYQCTTPESPFLSCDVTCFDGKEDIPHDLQAWRDITSGEFTVKMLPGSHFYLKDSSNEKVILDLITKHLETAEIDYL, from the exons ATGGAAAAGGTGATAAATTGCTTCAGGAAGAACCCAGATGCAACCACGAGACTACTGTGCTTCCCGTGGGCTGGCGGTGGTTCCATTCACTACGCGCGCTGGGGAAATCTCCTGCCCGGCTCAATCGAAG TTTATGCTGTGAAACTTGCTGGAAGAGAGGCTCGTGGGAAAGAGCCTTTCCCCAAGAGCATGCAGCAGATCGTGGATGAGGTCGTCACTGCGGTGCTGCCGCAGCTGAAGGAGAAGCCCTTTGCGCTGTTTGGGCACAG CTTTGGAGCCATGACTAGCTACGCCACAGCTGAGTACCTGAAAAGAGAGCATAACCTGGAGCCGGTGCACGTCTTCCTGTCCGGTGCCTCGGCCCCTTAT tctGAGACTCGGAAGAATTCCCCAAAGAGGAGTGCACTGTCGGATGAAGAGTTTCTTCACTGGCTCAGCACTATTGGGGGAACTCCTCCAGAAATACTGGCCAACCCAGAAATCCTCAAGCTCTTCCTGCCTGTGCTGAAGGCTGACCTCCACGTGGTGGAACACTACCA GTGCACCACGCCAGAAAGCCCATTCCTGTCCTGTGATGTGACGTGTTTCGACGGAAAGGAAGACATTCCCCACGATTTACAAG CGTGGAGAGACATAACAAGTGGGGAATTCACTGTGAAAATGCTTCCGGGATCTCACTTCTACTTAAAAGACTCGTCGAATGAGAAGGTCATACTGGATCTAATCACGAAGCATCTAGAGACAGCTGAGATTGATTATTTGTAG